In Equus caballus isolate H_3958 breed thoroughbred chromosome 25, TB-T2T, whole genome shotgun sequence, one DNA window encodes the following:
- the OR1J36 gene encoding olfactory receptor family 1 subfamily J member 36: MFSIWKSSMRPENQSSVSDFLLLGLSIPPEQHVIFFALFLMMYLTMMLGNLLIILLIRLDSSLHTPMYFFLSHLAFSDISLSSVTIPKMLVNMQTQEKSIPFVQCISQMCFFFVFGCLDNFLLAVMAYDRYVAICQPLHYTTLMRQELCVSLVAGSWFFSCAHALLHTFLLVQLSFCANNAIPHFYCDLTVLLKMSCSDISINELVIFTEGGMLFFLPLGSILVSYIWILATILRVPSKKRLFKVFSTCGSHLFVVFLYYGTVAGVYFFSSSGGPNGKDIIASVMYTAVTPMLNPFIYSLRNRDIKRALKIFINRLAS, translated from the coding sequence ATGTTCAGCATATGGAAAAGTAGTatgaggcctgagaaccagagcaGTGTGTCTGAtttcctcctcctggggctctCCATTCCACCAGAGCAGCATGTCATATTCTTCGCGCTGTTCCTGATGATGTACTTGACAATGATGCTGGGGAATCTGCTCATCATCCTGCTTATCAGGCTGGACTCTTCCCTCCAtactcccatgtacttcttccttagtcacttggccttctctgacaTTTCCCTTTCATCTGTCACAATTCCAAAGATGCTCGTGAACATGCAGACTCAGGAAAAATCTATCCCCTTTGTGCAGTGCATCTCTCAAAtgtgtttcttctttgtttttggttgtcTAGACAATTTCCTTCTTGCAGTAATGGCATATGACAGATATGTGGCTATCTGTCAGCCACTGCACTACACAACTCTTATGAGACAGGAGCTATGTGTCTCATTAGTAGCTGGGTCCTGGTTCTTCAGTTGTGCACATGCTCTGTTGCACACATTCCTCTTGGTCCAACTGTCCTTCTGTGCTAACAATGCCATCCCCCACTTTTACTGTGACCTCACTGTGCTCCTGAAGATGAGCTGCTCAGACATCTCCATCAATGAGCTTGTCATCTTCACTGAGGGAGGAATGCTATTCTTCTTGCCATTGGGCAGCATCTTGGTGTCATATATCTGGATTTTGGCCACCATCCTGAGGGTCCCCTCCAAGAAGAGActctttaaagtattttctaCCTGTGGTTCCCATCTCTTTGTGGTGTTTTTATACTATGGAACAGTTGCAGGtgtttactttttctcttcaTCAGGGGGCCCCAATGGCAAAGATATAATTGCTTCAGTCATGTATACAGCTGTTacccccatgctgaaccccttcatatatagtctgaggaacagagaTATAAAACGGGccctaaaaatatttatcaataggCTAGCTTCTTGA
- the OR1N2B gene encoding olfactory receptor family 1 subfamily N member 2B (The RefSeq protein has 1 substitution compared to this genomic sequence): protein MGKPSRVNQTAVAGFLLLGLSERPEDQPLLFGIFLGMYLVTIMGNLLITLAISSDPHLHTPMYFFLANLSVADACFTSASIPKMLANIHTQNHTISYSGCLAQLYFLLMFGGLDNCILAVMAYDRYVAICQPLHFSTAMRPQLCALMLGICWVLTNCPALVHTLLLTRVAFCAHKAIPHFYCDPSALLKLACSDTRVNELMIITMGLMFLTAPLTLIILSYVRISWAVFGISSPGGRWKAFSTCGSHLTVVLLFYGSLMGVYLLPPSTHSAERESRAAILYTVIIPMLNPFIYSLRNRDMKKALGKLFGGGKIFFLP, encoded by the coding sequence ATGGGAAAACCAAGCAGAGTGAACCAAACTGCTGTTGCAGGTTTCCTCCTTCTAGGACTCTCTGAGCGGCCAGAGGACCAGCCTCTCCTATTTGGCATCTTCCTGGGCATGTACCTGGTCACCATCATGGGGAACCTACTCATCACCCTGGCCATCAGCTCTGACCCACACCTCCATACTCCCATGTACTTTTTTCTGGCCAACCTATCAGTAGCTGATGCCTGTTTCACTTCTGCTTCAATCCCCAAAATGCTGGCCAACATTCATACACAGAACCATACCATCTCCTATTCTGGGTGCCTTGCACAGCTATATTTCCTCCTAATGTTTGGTGGCCTTGACAACTGCATTCTGGCAGTGATGGcatatgaccgctatgtggccatctgccagCCACTCCATTTCAGCACAGCTATGAGACCCCAGCTCTGTGCACTAATGTTGGGCATCTGCTGGGTGCTAACCAACTGTCCTGCCCTGGTGCACACATTGTTGCTGACCCGTGTGGCCTTCTGTGCTCACAAGGCCATCCCCCACTTCTACTGCGATCCCAGTGCTCTACTGAAGCTTGCCTGCTCAGATACCCGTGTTAATGAGCTGATGATCATCACCATGGGCCTGATGTTCCTCCCGGCTCCCCTCACGCTGATCATCCTCTCCTATGTCCGCATTTCCTGGGCTGTGTTTGGCATCTCATCTCCCGGAGGGCGGTGGAAGGCCTTCTCTACCTGCGGTTCTCACCTCACCGTGGTCCTGCTCTTCTATGGGTCTCTTATGGGTGTGTATTTACTTCCTCCATCAACTCACTCTGCAGAGAGGGAAAGTAGGGCTGCCATTCTCTATACAGTGATTATTCCCATGCTAAACCCATTTATCTATAGCTTGAGGAACAGAGACATGAAGAAGGCTTTGGGTAAACTATTTGGCGGTGGGAAAATCTTCTTCTTACCATGA